One Indicator indicator isolate 239-I01 chromosome 9, UM_Iind_1.1, whole genome shotgun sequence genomic window carries:
- the ID2 gene encoding DNA-binding protein inhibitor ID-2: MKAFSPVRSVRKNGLSEHNLGISRSKTPVDDPMSLLYNMNDCYSKLKELVPSIPQNKKVSKMEILQHVIDYILDLQIALDSHPTIVSLHHQRPGQNPSSRTPLTTLNTDISILSLQASEFPSELMSSDSKALCG; this comes from the exons ATGAAAGCTTTCAGCCCGGTGCGGTCCGTCAGGAAAAACGGTCTCTCGGAGCACAACCTGGGCATCTCCCGGAGCAAAACGCCCGTGGATGACCCTATGAGCCTGCTGTACAACATGAACGATTGCTACTccaagctgaaggagctggtgcCCAGCATCCCGCAGAACAAGAAAGTCAGCAAGATGGAAATCCTCCAGCACGTTATTGACTACATCTTGGACCTGCAGATCGCCCTGGACTCGCACCCGACCATCGTCAGCCTTCACCACCAGAGACCTGGGCAGAACCCTTCCTCCAGAACTCCTCTGACCACCCTAAACACAGACATCAGCATCCTCTCGCTACAG GCGTCCGAGTTTCCCTCAGAGCTCATGTCAAGCGACAGCAAAGCACTTTGTGGCTGA